The proteins below come from a single Rickettsia typhi str. Wilmington genomic window:
- a CDS encoding penicillin-binding protein activator, whose protein sequence is MANIKHKLLIFLSFFCFLYLASCQIPKEGEIIIPKKGQKEIEIAILMPNQGPDGVIGKQYKDLIKMGLNDAVKSYIHVTSYDGSDEQNVLAAMDKIVTRKTKIILGPLYSNFTSLITEKAKANDIIIITMSNNPALAEDKLFVFGHAPLKQLIRIINYYSENHKDFMALLPQGKYSQTISQVMQNILIQKNSSLSHTEFYEDNPESIAKAVRNISDNTDIINERSDTIKPVIYLSDDPKNLNLLAESIHKYNLDKKAILIGDNRIDVDYSENIDISFTGTLNLFNSNIQDRAKDLGINHIGFMHLIAYDLGHMTANYIGNEFVSEIFLNRMHSRQPYLGLSGNIHFIDGVAQRQYDIIRKENGVYSTVSEH, encoded by the coding sequence TTGTTTTTTATATTTAGCGTCCTGTCAAATACCTAAAGAAGGCGAGATCATTATTCCTAAAAAAGGACAAAAAGAAATTGAGATAGCAATTTTAATGCCAAATCAAGGTCCTGATGGTGTTATAGGTAAACAATATAAGGATCTTATTAAAATGGGACTTAACGATGCAGTGAAATCTTATATACATGTTACGTCTTATGACGGCTCGGATGAACAAAATGTTTTAGCTGCTATGGATAAAATAGTAACACGCAAAACCAAGATTATCCTAGGTCCTCTATACTCTAACTTTACGTCTTTAATCACTGAAAAAGCAAAAGCTAATGATATTATTATAATAACTATGTCAAATAATCCTGCTCTTGCGGAAGATAAACTATTTGTATTCGGTCATGCGCCTTTGAAACAACTTATACGTATAATCAATTATTATAGTGAAAACCATAAAGATTTTATGGCATTATTACCTCAAGGCAAGTATTCACAAACCATTAGTCAAGTAATGCAAAATATATTAATTCAAAAAAATTCATCATTATCACACACTGAATTTTATGAAGATAATCCTGAATCTATAGCAAAAGCTGTAAGAAATATTTCAGACAATACGGATATTATAAATGAACGGAGTGATACAATAAAACCAGTTATTTATTTATCCGATGATCCAAAAAATTTAAACCTACTAGCTGAGAGTATTCATAAATATAATTTAGATAAAAAAGCTATTTTAATAGGTGATAATCGTATTGATGTTGATTACTCTGAAAATATCGATATTAGCTTTACCGGTACTTTAAATTTATTCAATAGCAATATCCAAGATAGAGCAAAAGACTTAGGTATTAACCATATTGGTTTTATGCATCTTATTGCTTATGATTTAGGGCATATGACTGCAAACTATATAGGCAATGAATTTGTATCTGAAATATTTTTAAATAGAATGCACAGTAGACAACCTTATCTAGGGTTATCCGGTAATATTCATTTCATTGATGGAGTTGCGCAGAGACAATATGATATTATCAGAAAAGAGAATGGTGTATATTCTACTGTTTCAGAGCATTAG
- a CDS encoding twin-arginine translocase TatA, translating into MGMSFSHLLIVLLIIFVLFGAGKLPQVMSDLAKGLKAFKEGMKDDGNDNDKNE; encoded by the coding sequence ATGGGAATGAGCTTTAGTCATTTATTAATAGTTTTATTAATTATTTTTGTATTATTCGGTGCCGGCAAATTACCACAAGTTATGTCTGATCTTGCAAAAGGTCTTAAAGCCTTCAAAGAAGGTATGAAAGATGATGGCAATGATAACGATAAAAACGAATAA
- a CDS encoding phosphatidylglycerophosphatase A family protein, which yields MFTKKQFSEFFTTFFYIGKIKYCPGTFASIASFPVTYCLMYFIVHHKIIIPFASLTLAEAQLVSIFIINFIICLILLMLGIYFTKIYLNYTNLEDPKEVVIDEVVGQMLTIVLVFFSALFANESHLIKYYSQLTRNIILLFILPFCLFRFFDIVKPWPINWFDKNIKGSIGVMLDDLLAAIFAAITQYAIIFVLIDIDNRLEIL from the coding sequence ATGTTTACTAAAAAACAATTTTCAGAATTTTTTACTACTTTCTTTTACATAGGCAAAATAAAATATTGTCCAGGCACTTTTGCTTCGATTGCTTCCTTTCCTGTAACTTATTGTTTAATGTATTTTATTGTTCATCATAAAATAATTATTCCTTTCGCAAGCCTTACTCTTGCTGAAGCTCAACTTGTTAGTATATTTATTATAAACTTTATTATATGTTTGATATTGTTAATGCTTGGTATTTATTTTACTAAAATATATTTAAATTATACAAATTTAGAAGATCCTAAAGAAGTGGTAATTGATGAAGTAGTAGGACAAATGCTAACTATTGTTTTAGTATTCTTTTCCGCTTTATTTGCTAATGAATCACATTTAATTAAATATTATAGCCAATTAACAAGAAATATTATATTACTTTTCATATTACCTTTTTGTCTATTCCGATTTTTTGATATAGTAAAACCATGGCCTATTAATTGGTTTGATAAAAATATTAAGGGTAGTATTGGTGTTATGCTTGATGATTTACTTGCTGCAATATTTGCTGCGATAACTCAATACGCAATCATATTTGTGTTAATAGATATCGATAATAGACTTGAGATTTTGTGA
- the rplU gene encoding 50S ribosomal protein L21, giving the protein MFAVIKAGGKQYKVDRNSVIKIEKIDGELGSKVQFDQILMIGEYSKPSFIGTPIVKGAIVTAEITNQLKDNKIIAFKKKRRKNYRRKAGHRQELTELKILDITKQ; this is encoded by the coding sequence ATGTTCGCAGTTATAAAAGCAGGTGGAAAGCAATATAAAGTAGATAGAAATAGTGTTATTAAAATCGAAAAAATTGATGGAGAGCTTGGTTCTAAAGTGCAATTTGATCAAATTTTAATGATTGGAGAATACTCAAAGCCTTCTTTTATTGGTACTCCAATAGTTAAAGGTGCTATCGTTACGGCTGAAATTACTAACCAACTGAAAGATAATAAAATTATAGCCTTTAAGAAAAAGCGTAGAAAAAATTATCGTCGTAAGGCTGGGCACCGTCAAGAATTGACAGAATTAAAAATATTAGATATTACTAAACAATAA
- the rpmA gene encoding 50S ribosomal protein L27 → MATKKAGGSSRNGRDSAGRRLGIKKSDGQYVIPGNIIVRQRGTKVHPGINVGLGKDHTIFSLIEGRVEFLTKQNHKIVNVKEIANV, encoded by the coding sequence ATGGCAACCAAAAAAGCTGGTGGTAGTTCTAGGAATGGGAGAGATTCAGCTGGTCGAAGGCTGGGGATTAAGAAATCTGATGGACAATATGTAATACCTGGTAATATTATCGTTCGACAACGTGGTACAAAAGTTCACCCAGGCATAAATGTAGGACTTGGTAAGGATCATACAATATTTTCTTTAATAGAAGGTAGAGTAGAGTTTTTAACTAAGCAGAATCATAAAATAGTCAATGTTAAAGAAATTGCAAATGTTTAA
- a CDS encoding aspartate kinase has product MALIIQKFGGTSVANIERIKKLVPIIKAEITKNNQVIVVVSAMAGVTNQLVTLCSEVSSLNKISQFAEYDVALSSGEIVTAALLALALQEEEIQAQSLLAWQLPILTNNNHSKALVEFITTDLLEKCLQLKIIPIIAGFQGINKSNRITTFGRGGSDTTAALIAAAMKADRCDIYTDVDGIFTADPRIIPNAKRIKEIDFLEMLELASSGAKVLHPRAVELVMRYKIDMRVLSTFLPNTEGTLITSKDTTPLVKSTYMDMEESAKNIKRSTKINIPDDTSGLTYKLPIELALQNRYNMENCIIRGITSNKNLLKVSVNTITLSFLQVANMITYNNNCIEFMQEIKNNIEYNFITNLTDKNNLQTLLTNCKNNKQIQNFTFDTEIATISLIGYGIKNDCKLLEMILSQLTQDNINVNMMQLSEVKITLLINDKDVEKTISNLYNLFKIS; this is encoded by the coding sequence ATGGCCTTAATAATTCAAAAGTTCGGTGGTACATCCGTTGCAAATATTGAGCGAATAAAAAAACTCGTTCCTATTATAAAAGCTGAAATAACTAAAAATAACCAAGTAATTGTAGTAGTTTCCGCTATGGCTGGAGTTACTAATCAACTTGTTACATTATGTAGTGAAGTATCAAGCCTGAACAAAATATCTCAATTTGCAGAATATGATGTAGCACTTTCTAGCGGAGAAATAGTCACTGCTGCATTACTAGCACTCGCTCTTCAAGAAGAAGAAATACAGGCTCAATCATTACTTGCCTGGCAATTACCAATTCTTACCAATAATAATCATAGTAAAGCTTTAGTGGAATTCATTACTACAGATTTACTAGAAAAATGTTTACAACTAAAGATCATACCTATAATAGCCGGTTTTCAAGGAATTAACAAATCAAATAGGATAACCACTTTTGGTAGGGGGGGATCCGATACTACTGCTGCCTTAATCGCTGCAGCTATGAAAGCTGATAGATGCGATATTTATACCGATGTAGATGGAATATTTACTGCAGACCCAAGAATTATCCCAAATGCAAAGAGAATAAAAGAAATAGATTTTTTAGAAATGTTAGAACTAGCATCGAGTGGAGCAAAAGTATTACACCCTAGAGCGGTAGAGTTAGTAATGCGGTATAAAATAGATATGCGTGTTCTTTCAACATTTTTACCAAATACAGAAGGTACTTTAATTACTTCAAAGGATACAACGCCTCTTGTAAAATCCACGTATATGGATATGGAAGAATCTGCAAAAAATATAAAACGTAGCACCAAAATAAATATACCTGATGATACTAGTGGATTAACATATAAATTACCAATAGAATTAGCATTACAAAATAGGTATAATATGGAAAATTGTATTATTCGCGGCATTACTTCTAATAAAAATTTATTAAAAGTATCTGTAAATACTATTACTTTAAGTTTTTTGCAAGTTGCCAATATGATTACATACAATAATAATTGTATTGAGTTTATGCAAGAGATAAAAAATAATATCGAATATAATTTTATTACAAATTTAACTGATAAAAATAATTTACAAACTTTACTTACTAATTGCAAAAATAATAAGCAGATACAAAATTTTACTTTTGATACCGAAATTGCCACAATCTCTCTTATTGGTTATGGCATTAAAAATGATTGCAAATTACTTGAAATGATATTATCACAGTTAACACAAGATAATATCAATGTTAACATGATGCAGTTATCAGAAGTTAAAATTACATTATTAATAAATGATAAAGATGTAGAAAAAACAATTTCTAATTTATATAATCTTTTTAAAATATCTTAG
- a CDS encoding helix-turn-helix domain-containing protein, with translation MREEMRSTETNKDNPEEMRNNFKKFVLNILETDNITPYQLSEKTGTHETAWKNFLDGRTKMPDMGAIVALADYKNVPLDELIGREINKEHKMTLAIKQTSKISASKIPKDILQEAMLIGEKTKHFINKPETKETKSYNEQIKRSNKSEGRSI, from the coding sequence ATGCGTGAAGAGATGAGGTCAACAGAAACAAATAAAGATAATCCAGAAGAAATGAGAAATAATTTTAAAAAATTTGTACTTAATATATTAGAAACAGATAATATAACCCCGTATCAGTTAAGTGAAAAAACAGGCACACATGAAACAGCATGGAAAAATTTTCTAGATGGGCGTACAAAAATGCCTGATATGGGAGCGATTGTCGCGCTTGCCGATTATAAAAATGTGCCACTGGATGAATTAATAGGCAGGGAGATAAATAAAGAACACAAGATGACTTTAGCAATAAAACAAACTTCAAAAATATCTGCATCTAAGATACCAAAAGATATTCTTCAAGAAGCGATGTTAATAGGAGAAAAAACTAAACACTTTATAAATAAACCAGAAACTAAAGAAACAAAATCTTATAATGAACAGATTAAACGATCTAATAAATCAGAGGGGAGGTCTATCTAA
- a CDS encoding MFS transporter — translation MKQTKSRNKVLGAFLGTIIEYYDYSLYGFSAAIIANKFFSACTDPLTKLVNVFAVYAAAYLSKPMGSYVFGHIGDIYGRKKALSCTVVGIVIPTLIIGLLPDYSSIGVWSTIILVLCRFMQGIFIGGEYDGAAIYVIEHLGAKYRFTASAITRCTGVMGLLCGIAATNFFNSHIFPEWSWRIPFLLSVPLALITLYYRRKFDETPEFKQANYSHDSIEKMSAIIKKQWTNIVRLIFLAGGFGATYQIAIIFMKQYLPIVLPSVSIIMSSFSVLIVICFAVCMPISGLIADRLGVHLVLKIAFICTITASVFFVIAVKYQMTNLGLAVSLMLAGSVAPFNALAHSIVIKSFVVKERYRVISLGHNIGSMLMSGTANYICAKVIKSFDFNLFPILYLCMFTVLAYAINILFSKND, via the coding sequence ATGAAACAAACAAAATCAAGAAATAAAGTTCTCGGTGCGTTTTTAGGCACTATCATTGAATATTATGACTATAGTTTATATGGCTTTTCAGCAGCAATTATCGCCAATAAATTCTTTTCAGCTTGTACTGATCCGTTAACAAAACTTGTAAATGTTTTTGCTGTTTATGCAGCAGCATATTTATCCAAGCCTATGGGTTCTTATGTTTTTGGACATATAGGTGATATATACGGTCGTAAAAAAGCCTTAAGTTGTACTGTGGTCGGTATTGTGATTCCTACTTTAATAATTGGTTTATTGCCTGATTATTCTTCGATAGGAGTTTGGAGTACAATAATTTTAGTTTTATGTCGCTTCATGCAAGGTATTTTTATTGGAGGGGAATATGATGGTGCAGCGATTTATGTTATTGAACATTTGGGAGCAAAATATAGATTTACTGCCTCAGCAATAACTAGATGTACTGGAGTAATGGGATTATTATGTGGCATCGCTGCAACTAATTTCTTTAATTCCCATATTTTTCCGGAGTGGAGTTGGCGTATTCCATTTTTGCTAAGTGTACCACTTGCATTAATCACTCTTTATTATCGTAGGAAATTTGATGAAACACCAGAGTTTAAACAAGCAAATTATAGTCATGATTCTATTGAAAAAATGAGCGCTATAATTAAAAAGCAATGGACAAATATTGTACGGTTAATATTTTTAGCAGGAGGTTTTGGAGCAACATATCAAATTGCGATCATTTTTATGAAGCAATATTTACCGATCGTATTACCTTCAGTTTCTATTATTATGAGTTCTTTTTCAGTGTTAATAGTAATATGTTTTGCTGTTTGCATGCCGATTTCTGGCCTTATTGCTGACAGATTAGGAGTGCATTTAGTATTAAAAATTGCATTTATATGTACTATTACAGCAAGTGTATTTTTTGTGATAGCAGTCAAATATCAAATGACTAATTTAGGTCTTGCAGTTAGTTTAATGTTAGCTGGATCAGTCGCGCCTTTTAATGCTCTTGCACATAGTATCGTTATTAAGTCTTTTGTAGTTAAAGAACGCTATCGTGTTATAAGTTTAGGACATAATATCGGTTCAATGTTAATGTCTGGTACTGCTAATTATATTTGTGCAAAGGTAATAAAATCGTTTGATTTTAATCTATTCCCAATTTTATATCTTTGTATGTTTACGGTACTTGCTTATGCTATAAATATATTATTTAGTAAGAATGATTGA
- a CDS encoding cell division protein ZapA, translating to MPIVTVTLNNKSFQLYCNNGDEEELLSLADQLNDKIAEIKLNSPTASFDLLLVMASLNAQAEIAILTEKLYKNGFQKNHYEEEKFTETLTTIASYLENLARKMEK from the coding sequence ATGCCAATTGTTACGGTAACATTAAATAATAAGAGTTTTCAATTATATTGTAATAATGGTGATGAAGAAGAATTACTATCTTTAGCAGATCAATTGAATGATAAAATAGCAGAAATTAAACTTAATAGTCCAACAGCCTCTTTTGATCTATTATTAGTTATGGCCTCTCTTAATGCTCAAGCTGAAATAGCTATCCTCACAGAAAAGCTTTATAAAAATGGTTTTCAAAAAAATCATTACGAAGAAGAAAAATTTACAGAAACCCTAACAACTATAGCAAGTTATCTAGAAAATCTTGCACGTAAAATGGAAAAGTGA
- a CDS encoding RP576a family tick cell line-upregulated protein, with the protein MDNKILKRLMEEVEYKLDELLQAQTHNHNEVKKLQNENKKLKDNYIKILDQIKIYINELEEIKKQQK; encoded by the coding sequence ATGGATAATAAAATATTAAAGAGATTAATGGAAGAAGTTGAGTATAAACTTGATGAGTTATTGCAGGCGCAAACGCATAATCATAATGAAGTGAAAAAACTACAAAACGAAAATAAAAAATTAAAAGATAATTATATCAAAATCTTAGATCAAATTAAAATTTATATTAATGAACTTGAAGAAATAAAAAAACAGCAAAAATAA
- a CDS encoding helix-turn-helix domain-containing protein: MSSMLKQIRLDSGKTLNQVSSDLKIRKKYLVALEEGNFDVLPGEVYVRGYLKLYLDYLNVKDRNAAQIEATKQNETEKLLINKRATALINYKRKKQLVLISIMMLSIIIVSHQFIINVTN; this comes from the coding sequence ATGTCATCAATGCTTAAGCAAATTAGATTAGATTCAGGTAAAACTTTAAATCAGGTCTCTAGTGATTTAAAGATTAGAAAAAAATATTTAGTAGCTTTAGAAGAGGGGAATTTTGATGTTTTACCTGGCGAAGTATATGTAAGAGGTTACTTAAAATTATATTTAGATTATCTTAATGTGAAAGATCGAAATGCAGCGCAGATAGAGGCGACAAAACAGAATGAAACTGAAAAATTATTAATTAATAAAAGAGCTACAGCATTGATCAATTATAAACGTAAAAAACAATTAGTACTTATATCGATTATGATGTTATCAATTATTATTGTAAGTCATCAATTCATAATTAACGTAACTAATTAA